Proteins found in one Roseovarius pelagicus genomic segment:
- a CDS encoding M48 family metallopeptidase encodes MGQHVLAGNPPIEVTLRRSARARRISLRVSSLDGRVTLTMPRGLPERDGLDFARSKHDWLARQLTRQVSEVPVRIGAEVPVKGQPMTLVAGTGRRVVTDGDRLLVPGSADSAGARVQAWLKTLARERLVEASDRYAAALGRPYARITLRDTRSRWGSCTADAGLMYSWRLILAPPEVLDYVAAHEVAHLQEMNHSPAFWALVAQLLPGYDAPRKWLRVNGSSLHRYRF; translated from the coding sequence ATGGGCCAGCATGTCCTTGCGGGCAACCCCCCGATCGAAGTCACGTTGCGACGGTCGGCGCGCGCACGGCGGATTTCGTTGCGCGTTTCCAGTTTGGATGGGCGCGTGACGCTGACAATGCCCCGGGGTTTGCCGGAACGCGACGGTCTGGATTTCGCCCGTTCCAAGCATGATTGGCTGGCGCGACAGCTGACGCGGCAAGTGTCGGAAGTGCCAGTCAGGATTGGCGCGGAAGTGCCGGTCAAAGGGCAGCCGATGACGCTGGTGGCGGGTACAGGGCGGCGCGTGGTGACTGATGGCGACCGTTTGCTGGTGCCGGGCAGCGCGGACAGTGCTGGGGCGCGGGTGCAGGCGTGGCTGAAGACACTGGCGCGCGAACGGCTGGTTGAGGCTTCTGACCGGTATGCAGCGGCGCTGGGCCGTCCCTATGCGCGGATCACCTTGCGCGATACGCGATCACGCTGGGGATCATGTACCGCAGATGCGGGGCTGATGTATTCATGGCGTCTGATACTCGCCCCGCCGGAGGTGCTGGATTATGTTGCGGCCCATGAGGTGGCGCATTTGCAGGAAATGAACCATTCGCCTGCGTTCTGGGCTTTGGTGGCGCAATTGCTGCCCGGTTACGATGCGCCCCGCAAATGGTTGCGGGTGAATGGCAGCAGTCTGCATCGCTATCGATTTTGA
- a CDS encoding GntR family transcriptional regulator: MLLNPRPDPSPAAHDRVYRGLRARIMHGEIAPGQALTLRGIGGEFDVSMTPAREALRRLVAEGALTLSSSGRVSTPELSNDRIEELAALRSLLEVELASRALPRAHIALIDRLTSINAQVAEDIARQDAVAYIRRNLEFHRTLYLRAQAPAMLAMAETVWLQLGPTMRALYGRLRQKEPPHFHRLIIAALKAGDEPGLRLAVRSDVTQGLRMLAG, translated from the coding sequence ATGCTGCTTAATCCCCGTCCTGATCCCAGCCCCGCCGCCCATGACCGCGTCTATCGCGGCCTGCGGGCACGTATCATGCATGGCGAAATCGCGCCGGGTCAGGCGCTGACGCTGCGTGGCATCGGCGGCGAATTTGACGTGTCGATGACGCCGGCACGCGAGGCGCTACGGCGGTTAGTGGCCGAGGGCGCACTGACGCTGAGCAGCTCGGGGCGGGTGTCGACCCCGGAGCTGAGCAATGACAGGATAGAAGAACTGGCGGCGTTACGGTCGCTGCTGGAAGTGGAACTGGCCAGTCGCGCATTGCCGCGTGCCCATATCGCGCTGATTGACCGGCTGACGTCGATTAACGCGCAAGTGGCCGAAGATATCGCCCGGCAGGATGCGGTGGCCTATATCCGTCGCAATCTGGAGTTTCACCGGACGCTGTATCTGCGGGCGCAGGCGCCTGCAATGCTGGCGATGGCCGAAACCGTCTGGCTGCAACTGGGGCCAACAATGCGCGCGCTGTATGGACGATTGCGGCAAAAAGAGCCGCCACATTTTCACCGGTTAATCATTGCCGCGCTAAAGGCGGGAGATGAGCCGGGATTGCGGCTGGCTGTGCGGTCGGATGTGACGCAGGGGTTGCGGATGCTGGCGGGGTGA
- a CDS encoding acetyl-CoA carboxylase carboxyltransferase subunit alpha, with the protein MTNYLDFEKPLAEIEGKAEELRAMARAGEGVDVEEEAGALDKKAAVMLRDLYKDLTPWRKCQVARHPERPHCKDYIKGLFTEYTPLAGDRNFADDHAVMGGLARLNDTPVMVIGHEKGNDTKSRIERNFGMARPEGYRKAIRLMEMADKFGLPVITLVDTPGAYPGKGAEERGQSEAIARSTEMCLQIGVPLISVIIGEGGSGGAVAFASANRVAMLEHSVYSVISPEGCASILWKDAEKMREAAEALRLTAKDLTRLGVADRIIDEPMGGAHRDPKAAIASVGTAISAMLSELSGKTPKKLIKDRREKFLNMGSSGLAA; encoded by the coding sequence ATGACCAATTATCTCGACTTCGAAAAACCTCTCGCTGAGATCGAGGGCAAGGCAGAAGAGCTGCGCGCGATGGCCCGCGCTGGCGAAGGTGTCGATGTCGAGGAAGAGGCCGGTGCCCTAGACAAGAAAGCCGCAGTCATGCTGCGCGATCTTTACAAGGATCTGACCCCTTGGCGGAAATGTCAGGTTGCGCGCCATCCAGAGCGCCCCCATTGCAAAGACTACATCAAGGGCCTCTTTACCGAGTACACGCCGCTGGCTGGTGATCGCAACTTTGCCGATGACCACGCCGTAATGGGCGGGCTGGCCCGTCTGAACGATACCCCCGTCATGGTGATCGGCCATGAAAAGGGCAACGACACCAAATCGCGCATCGAACGTAATTTCGGCATGGCCCGCCCCGAGGGCTACCGTAAGGCAATCCGCCTAATGGAAATGGCGGACAAGTTTGGCCTACCGGTCATTACCCTCGTGGACACCCCCGGTGCCTACCCCGGCAAAGGCGCCGAAGAGCGCGGTCAGTCCGAGGCGATTGCCCGCTCGACCGAGATGTGCCTGCAAATCGGCGTCCCCCTGATCAGCGTGATCATTGGTGAGGGCGGATCGGGCGGCGCCGTGGCCTTTGCCAGCGCCAACCGCGTCGCGATGCTGGAACATTCGGTTTATTCGGTGATTTCGCCCGAGGGCTGCGCGTCAATCCTGTGGAAAGACGCCGAGAAAATGCGCGAAGCGGCAGAGGCCCTGCGTCTAACCGCCAAGGATCTGACCCGTCTGGGCGTGGCAGACCGCATCATTGACGAACCGATGGGCGGCGCACACCGCGATCCAAAAGCAGCGATTGCCTCGGTCGGCACCGCCATCAGCGCCATGCTGAGCGAACTGTCGGGAAAGACCCCGAAAAAGCTGATCAAGGACCGGCGCGAAAAATTCCTGAACATGGGCAGCAGCGGCCTCGCTGCCTGA
- a CDS encoding LysE family translocator — MTIDLFTALVTFAFVTVITPGPNNLMLMASGANFGFRRTVPHMLGIGMGFPSMVFLVGLGVMQVFDLWPLSYTVLKVASVAYLLYLAWKIANAAPPKDATAEGRPLTFVQSAAFQWVNPKAWSMALSAITLYAAGRDVPSVLWVAGTYVLVSLISTTSWTVMGQQLRRLLKNPMRLRIFNWVMAVLLVATLIPVLWPA, encoded by the coding sequence ATGACAATTGACCTTTTCACCGCCCTCGTGACCTTTGCCTTTGTCACCGTGATCACGCCGGGGCCGAACAACCTGATGCTGATGGCCTCGGGGGCCAATTTTGGCTTTCGCCGCACTGTGCCGCATATGCTTGGGATCGGGATGGGGTTTCCATCCATGGTGTTTCTGGTCGGACTGGGGGTGATGCAGGTCTTTGATCTATGGCCGCTCAGCTACACGGTGCTGAAAGTCGCGTCGGTGGCCTATCTGCTCTATCTGGCATGGAAGATCGCCAATGCCGCCCCGCCCAAGGATGCGACCGCCGAAGGCCGCCCGCTGACCTTTGTGCAATCGGCGGCCTTTCAATGGGTCAACCCCAAGGCGTGGTCGATGGCGCTGTCGGCGATCACCCTCTATGCAGCGGGCCGCGATGTGCCATCGGTGCTCTGGGTCGCGGGCACCTATGTGCTGGTTTCTCTGATCAGCACCACAAGCTGGACAGTGATGGGCCAGCAACTGCGCCGGTTGCTGAAAAACCCGATGCGTCTGCGGATCTTTAACTGGGTGATGGCGGTTCTGCTCGTCGCGACCCTGATCCCGGTACTATGGCCTGCCTGA
- a CDS encoding DUF4189 domain-containing protein, producing MLNIKRLALILAIAFPATPVMAETYGAIAYSFKNNKFGRSWEYDSRGKAEAAAKKYCAEQGGKGCATAVWVEDSCGAVARAKSTKSIKNMGASWGFGNENAARSRAMTECATRNPGAECWVVASVCSSQ from the coding sequence ATGCTAAACATTAAACGACTGGCGCTCATTCTGGCGATCGCGTTTCCAGCTACACCGGTGATGGCCGAGACATATGGAGCCATCGCCTATAGTTTCAAAAACAACAAGTTTGGCAGGTCATGGGAGTATGACTCTCGCGGTAAAGCCGAGGCTGCGGCGAAGAAGTATTGCGCGGAACAGGGAGGAAAGGGGTGTGCCACGGCGGTCTGGGTCGAGGACAGTTGCGGTGCGGTGGCGCGCGCGAAAAGCACGAAGTCCATCAAGAATATGGGCGCTTCGTGGGGTTTCGGAAATGAAAACGCTGCACGTAGTCGTGCGATGACTGAATGCGCGACACGCAATCCGGGCGCTGAATGCTGGGTCGTCGCCTCGGTCTGTTCATCACAGTGA
- the zapE gene encoding cell division protein ZapE translates to METMSDIYDRLVAEGKLRHDPAQEAIMPEFERIRAALAAPEKKGWFKKAAEPPKGLYIWGGVGRGKSMLMDLFAASVDVPCRRVHFHAFMQEVHAGMHAARQAGREDALAPVAEKIIADVRLLAFDEMQITDITDAMVVGRLFEALFAAGVVVVSTSNRVPDDLYKHGLNRQLFLPFIKQIKERMVVHHLQSPTDYRQDRIAGSQTYFAPVNAETRAEIEAIWQDLTDGQAEPHTLIVQKREVEIPAFHNGVARASFYDLCGKSLGPADYLALADAARVLVLENIPQLSRSNFNEAKRFVTLIDALYEAKVRLICSAAAAPEYLYVEGEGTFEFERTASRLREMQAEDWAAD, encoded by the coding sequence ATGGAAACAATGTCAGACATTTACGATCGCCTCGTCGCGGAGGGCAAGCTGCGCCATGATCCGGCGCAAGAGGCGATCATGCCCGAGTTTGAGCGTATTCGTGCTGCCTTGGCCGCGCCTGAAAAGAAGGGCTGGTTCAAAAAGGCAGCAGAACCGCCCAAGGGTCTATATATCTGGGGTGGGGTTGGCCGCGGCAAATCCATGCTGATGGATCTCTTTGCCGCCTCAGTAGACGTGCCCTGTCGGCGGGTGCATTTCCACGCGTTCATGCAAGAGGTACATGCGGGCATGCACGCGGCACGACAGGCGGGCCGAGAGGACGCGCTGGCCCCGGTGGCGGAAAAGATCATCGCCGACGTGCGCCTGCTGGCATTTGACGAGATGCAGATCACCGACATCACCGATGCGATGGTGGTAGGGCGGCTCTTTGAGGCGTTGTTCGCCGCGGGTGTGGTGGTGGTGTCCACCTCGAACCGGGTGCCGGATGATCTGTACAAACACGGGCTGAACCGGCAGCTATTCCTGCCCTTTATCAAACAGATCAAGGAACGAATGGTGGTACATCATCTGCAATCGCCCACCGATTACCGACAGGACCGCATCGCGGGCAGTCAGACCTACTTTGCGCCGGTGAATGCCGAGACACGCGCCGAAATCGAGGCGATCTGGCAGGATTTGACCGATGGGCAGGCAGAACCGCACACACTGATCGTGCAAAAGCGCGAGGTTGAAATACCTGCCTTTCACAACGGGGTGGCGCGGGCGTCATTCTATGATCTTTGCGGCAAATCACTGGGGCCGGCCGACTATCTGGCGCTGGCCGATGCTGCGCGGGTGCTGGTGCTGGAGAATATCCCGCAACTGAGCCGATCGAATTTCAACGAGGCCAAGCGATTCGTGACGCTGATTGATGCGCTATACGAAGCGAAGGTGCGGTTGATCTGCTCCGCCGCCGCCGCGCCAGAATACCTGTATGTCGAGGGCGAGGGGACGTTCGAGTTCGAGCGGACCGCGAGTCGGTTGCGGGAAATGCAGGCCGAGGATTGGGCCGCAGACTAG
- a CDS encoding HAD family hydrolase, whose product MRRDLSIIAFDADDTLWQNEQFFRLTEERFASLLADYADTSDLTERLHRAEMRNLGQYGFGIKGFTLSMIETAIEVTAGRVPASVIKELIDAGQSMLCHPVHLLPHAEEVVRNVATDHRVLLITKGDLLDQERKLAQSGLGDLFDGVEIVSDKTPAVYQDIFARHGVASDAVLMAGNSMRSDVMPVLETGGWAVHVPHDLTWTYERTDTPADATRLRVIDHLGRLPGMLRR is encoded by the coding sequence TTGAGGCGAGATCTGTCGATTATCGCTTTTGATGCCGATGATACGCTATGGCAGAATGAACAGTTCTTTCGCCTGACCGAAGAAAGATTCGCAAGCCTTCTGGCCGACTATGCCGACACCAGCGACCTGACCGAACGGTTGCACCGCGCTGAGATGCGAAACCTCGGGCAATATGGGTTCGGCATCAAGGGGTTTACCCTGTCGATGATTGAAACCGCGATCGAGGTCACCGCAGGTCGCGTTCCCGCCAGCGTCATCAAGGAACTGATAGATGCCGGGCAGAGCATGCTGTGCCATCCCGTCCACCTGCTACCCCATGCCGAAGAGGTCGTGCGCAACGTCGCCACCGATCACCGGGTCCTGCTGATCACCAAGGGCGATCTGCTGGATCAGGAGCGCAAGCTGGCCCAATCCGGGCTGGGGGATCTCTTTGACGGAGTCGAGATCGTGTCGGACAAGACACCAGCGGTCTATCAGGACATCTTTGCCCGTCATGGCGTGGCATCAGACGCTGTGCTGATGGCGGGCAATTCCATGCGCTCTGACGTGATGCCTGTGCTGGAAACCGGCGGTTGGGCCGTGCATGTCCCACATGATCTGACGTGGACTTACGAACGCACGGATACACCTGCGGACGCGACTCGGCTGCGGGTGATTGACCATCTGGGGCGACTGCCGGGGATGTTGCGGCGGTAA
- the clpS gene encoding ATP-dependent Clp protease adapter ClpS, with protein MHIHTHILAGPENDDDSDASVVVATRPRTKRPPLYKVLLLNDDYTPMEFVVAVLERFFGMTHAEAFEIMLTVHKKGVAVVGVFSHEIAETKVAQVMDFARQHQHPLQCTMEKE; from the coding sequence ATGCACATACACACGCACATATTGGCCGGCCCGGAAAACGACGATGACAGCGATGCGTCGGTCGTCGTGGCCACGCGTCCCCGGACCAAGCGGCCGCCACTATACAAGGTGCTGCTGCTGAACGACGACTATACCCCGATGGAGTTCGTCGTCGCGGTGTTGGAGCGGTTTTTCGGTATGACCCACGCGGAGGCGTTCGAGATCATGCTGACCGTCCATAAAAAGGGTGTGGCTGTTGTCGGGGTTTTCAGTCACGAGATCGCCGAGACCAAAGTGGCGCAGGTGATGGATTTCGCCCGCCAGCATCAGCATCCTCTGCAATGCACGATGGAAAAAGAGTAA
- a CDS encoding class I SAM-dependent methyltransferase gives MHPRLSLSQESGLTLSDAARIAVFAPRAGMDLSPLEADQCHVITGMRPDFEDFEARGFRCDVMPEGRYDAAVVMIPRAKAEARALIALAASVTDGPVVVDGTKTDGIESALKDMRKRAAVSGPINKAHGKLFWFDASVADLADWVPAAPAPVEAGFMTAPGVFSADGIDPASRFLAEHLPQQIGAHVVDLGAGWGYLSSRVLEREKIARVDLVEANHAALECARRNVTDERAHFHWADALRWQPDTRPDAVIMNPPFHIGRDADPKLGAAFIAAAAAMLKPQGQLWLVANRHLPYERDLVGAFAECSEVAGDTKFKLLHARRPTRQRR, from the coding sequence ATGCACCCCAGATTGTCCTTGTCGCAGGAAAGCGGCCTTACCCTGTCGGATGCGGCGCGCATTGCCGTCTTTGCCCCGCGGGCGGGCATGGACCTGTCGCCGCTGGAAGCCGACCAGTGCCATGTGATTACCGGGATGCGCCCCGATTTCGAGGATTTCGAAGCGCGCGGGTTTCGCTGTGATGTGATGCCAGAGGGCCGGTATGATGCGGCGGTTGTAATGATCCCACGGGCCAAGGCCGAGGCGCGCGCCCTGATCGCGCTGGCGGCGTCGGTCACCGATGGACCAGTGGTGGTGGATGGCACCAAAACCGATGGAATCGAATCGGCGCTGAAGGACATGCGCAAGCGCGCGGCAGTTTCCGGCCCGATCAACAAGGCACATGGCAAGCTGTTCTGGTTCGACGCAAGCGTGGCGGACCTTGCCGACTGGGTACCCGCTGCGCCCGCGCCGGTTGAGGCGGGTTTCATGACCGCGCCGGGCGTGTTTTCCGCTGACGGGATTGATCCCGCGTCACGCTTTCTGGCCGAGCATCTGCCGCAGCAGATCGGTGCGCATGTGGTCGACCTAGGGGCGGGCTGGGGTTACCTGTCGTCCCGAGTGCTGGAGCGCGAAAAGATCGCACGCGTCGATCTGGTCGAGGCCAATCATGCGGCGCTGGAGTGTGCGCGGCGGAACGTGACGGATGAGCGGGCACACTTCCACTGGGCCGATGCGCTGCGTTGGCAACCGGATACGCGCCCTGATGCGGTGATCATGAATCCCCCCTTTCATATAGGACGCGACGCTGACCCGAAGCTGGGGGCCGCGTTTATCGCCGCGGCGGCCGCCATGCTAAAGCCGCAAGGGCAGCTATGGCTGGTCGCGAACAGGCATTTGCCCTACGAACGTGATCTGGTCGGTGCCTTTGCCGAATGCAGCGAGGTTGCGGGCGATACCAAGTTCAAGCTGCTGCACGCACGACGTCCCACTCGCCAGCGGCGCTGA
- a CDS encoding SDR family NAD(P)-dependent oxidoreductase yields MSFSISGKTAIVTGGANGIGLAIGRHFADKGANVMFADMDEERLAAEFGEVGDGDSMRYFAGDLREKLTLANLLSATLDAFDSVDILINASRQLVISDPLNPDDDGVEESLAQNLMTALRLSQLVAKRMIKQSKDQEDGPAGSIVNLSSIAARRTHPDLLAYSISTAALDQLTRSMAVTLAPHRIRVNALAFGSVMSASLKEALKDNGDYRADIEAHTPLGRVASPWELSEAAQYLASDSAAFMTGQILTVDGGRSLLDPVAAPAH; encoded by the coding sequence ATGTCATTCTCTATTTCCGGTAAAACTGCGATCGTCACGGGCGGTGCCAACGGTATCGGCCTCGCCATCGGGCGCCATTTTGCCGACAAGGGTGCGAATGTCATGTTCGCCGACATGGATGAAGAGCGGCTAGCGGCCGAGTTCGGAGAGGTCGGAGATGGCGATTCGATGCGATATTTCGCCGGTGATCTGCGCGAGAAGCTGACCTTGGCGAATCTGTTGTCGGCCACGCTGGACGCCTTTGACAGTGTTGATATCCTGATCAATGCATCGCGACAGCTGGTTATTTCGGACCCGCTGAACCCTGATGACGACGGTGTGGAAGAATCGCTCGCCCAGAACCTGATGACGGCTTTGCGGCTAAGCCAGTTGGTGGCGAAACGCATGATCAAACAATCCAAGGATCAAGAGGACGGCCCGGCGGGATCAATCGTGAACCTGTCATCAATTGCGGCGCGGCGCACGCACCCTGATCTGCTGGCCTATTCGATTTCGACAGCGGCTCTGGATCAGCTGACGCGATCCATGGCGGTTACGCTGGCACCGCATCGTATCCGGGTGAACGCGCTGGCATTCGGATCGGTGATGAGCGCGTCCCTGAAAGAGGCGTTGAAGGACAATGGCGACTATCGCGCGGATATCGAGGCACATACGCCATTGGGGCGCGTGGCGTCGCCGTGGGAGTTGTCCGAGGCGGCGCAATATCTGGCCAGCGACAGCGCGGCCTTTATGACCGGGCAGATCCTGACAGTGGATGGTGGGCGCTCGTTGCTTGATCCGGTGGCGGCACCCGCACATTAG
- the hemF gene encoding oxygen-dependent coproporphyrinogen oxidase, whose product MDFTAEKQRASGWFRQLRNEIVSAFEALEDSHASGPLTNAPVGRFEVTETRRASDDGSDAGGGLMSVMRGGRVFEKVGVNVSEVYGQLGEAAQRSMAARGVPGMADDPSFWASGISLVAHMQNPHCPAVHMNTRMFWTPHAWWFGGGSDLNPCIEYDADTAHFHHTQQAHLDPHGVDIYPALKAWADEYFYIPHRKRARGVGGIFMDDRNSGDWQADFALTQDIGRAFLPAFVPLIEKRRVQDWSDADKDAQLVHRGLYAEYNLVYDRGTKFGLATGHDANAVLMSLPPMAKWV is encoded by the coding sequence GTGGATTTTACCGCAGAAAAACAGCGCGCCAGCGGCTGGTTCCGGCAGTTGCGAAACGAAATAGTAAGTGCATTCGAGGCGCTGGAGGACAGCCACGCCTCTGGACCACTGACAAATGCGCCTGTGGGTCGTTTCGAAGTGACAGAGACGCGCCGCGCATCAGATGACGGTAGCGATGCGGGTGGCGGCCTGATGAGCGTGATGCGCGGCGGGCGCGTCTTTGAAAAGGTCGGCGTCAACGTGTCAGAGGTTTATGGCCAGTTGGGCGAGGCCGCGCAGCGATCAATGGCGGCACGTGGGGTGCCGGGTATGGCGGATGATCCCAGCTTCTGGGCGAGCGGTATCAGTCTGGTGGCACATATGCAGAACCCGCATTGCCCGGCGGTCCATATGAACACCCGCATGTTTTGGACCCCGCACGCGTGGTGGTTCGGCGGCGGGTCCGATCTGAACCCGTGCATCGAATATGACGCGGACACGGCGCATTTCCACCATACGCAACAGGCGCATCTGGACCCGCATGGGGTGGATATCTATCCCGCGCTAAAGGCGTGGGCGGATGAGTATTTCTATATCCCGCACCGCAAACGCGCGCGCGGTGTTGGCGGTATTTTCATGGATGATCGCAACAGTGGTGACTGGCAGGCAGATTTCGCCCTGACACAGGATATCGGACGCGCATTCCTGCCGGCCTTTGTGCCGCTGATTGAAAAGCGGCGCGTGCAGGACTGGAGCGACGCGGACAAGGACGCGCAACTGGTGCATCGCGGGCTCTATGCAGAATACAATCTGGTTTATGATCGTGGCACCAAATTCGGACTGGCAACGGGGCATGATGCCAACGCTGTGCTGATGTCCCTGCCGCCGATGGCCAAGTGGGTGTGA
- a CDS encoding endonuclease/exonuclease/phosphatase family protein, which produces MIAALLTGLLCIPWAQAETLRIATLNAELTRDGPGLLLRDIEQGRDPQVAALIQVVTAVAPDILLLQGVDYDLELRALDALRQQISKAGQDYPYVFARRPNTGWQTGHDQDGDGRLAEPEDAQGFGRFAGEGGMAILSRFALDAEAAQDFSTLLWRDLPGATLPRKNSQPFPSAQVQAALRLASVAQWVVPVRHPRGRLHLLTFHASAPVFDGPEDRNGLRNRDQLRFWQLYLDGAFGPAPARRYVLAGVTNQDPLDGEGRKAGIRDLLDDPRLIDPRPVRAGPAPDIPGHQTDPRLDTVAWPGPEPGHLRVSYILPSRDWQIAASGIYWPAEDTPEGTAAATASRHRMVWVDLQMRD; this is translated from the coding sequence CTGATTGCAGCACTTCTTACCGGACTGCTCTGCATCCCATGGGCACAGGCAGAAACCCTGCGCATTGCCACGCTCAACGCTGAACTGACGCGCGATGGTCCCGGCCTGCTGCTGCGCGATATCGAACAGGGACGAGACCCACAGGTGGCCGCGTTGATACAGGTGGTGACCGCCGTCGCGCCGGATATTCTACTGCTTCAGGGGGTGGATTACGATCTGGAACTGCGCGCACTGGATGCGTTGCGACAGCAGATATCCAAAGCCGGACAGGACTATCCTTATGTGTTCGCACGGCGACCCAATACCGGCTGGCAAACCGGCCATGATCAGGATGGCGATGGCCGCCTGGCCGAACCGGAGGATGCCCAAGGCTTTGGCCGATTCGCAGGCGAGGGAGGTATGGCGATCCTGTCCCGATTTGCGCTGGACGCCGAAGCTGCGCAAGATTTCAGTACGTTGCTCTGGCGTGATCTGCCCGGCGCCACGCTGCCCCGGAAAAACAGCCAGCCTTTTCCATCCGCTCAGGTGCAGGCAGCATTGCGGCTGGCATCCGTAGCGCAATGGGTGGTGCCGGTTCGCCACCCGCGCGGCAGACTGCATCTGTTGACCTTCCACGCCAGCGCGCCCGTCTTTGACGGCCCGGAGGATCGCAATGGTCTACGCAACCGCGATCAGCTGCGGTTCTGGCAGCTCTACCTCGACGGGGCATTCGGGCCTGCACCCGCGCGGCGCTACGTGCTGGCAGGTGTGACCAATCAGGATCCGCTGGACGGTGAAGGGCGCAAGGCGGGCATTCGCGACCTTCTGGATGACCCGCGCCTGATCGATCCGCGCCCGGTGCGCGCCGGTCCCGCACCCGATATACCCGGCCACCAGACCGATCCGCGACTTGATACCGTCGCATGGCCCGGCCCCGAACCCGGCCATTTGCGGGTCAGCTATATCTTACCCTCTCGTGACTGGCAGATCGCGGCATCCGGCATCTATTGGCCAGCCGAGGACACGCCAGAGGGCACCGCCGCAGCAACAGCCAGCCGCCACCGCATGGTTTGGGTCGATCTGCAAATGCGGGATTAG
- the leuD gene encoding 3-isopropylmalate dehydratase small subunit, giving the protein MDKFEKLSGVAAPMPLINVDTDMIIPKQFLKTIKRSGLGVNLFDEMRYDDDGQEIPDFVLNQPAYRDAEILVAGDNFGCGSSREHAPWAIKDFGIRCVIAPSFADIFHNNCFKNGILPIALPQEQVDILMTEAQKGSNARIEVDLEAQTVTTSDGDVIAFEVDPFKKHCLLEGLDDIGLTMEKSAAIDSFEATAGTMRPWV; this is encoded by the coding sequence ATGGACAAGTTCGAAAAACTCAGCGGCGTCGCCGCACCGATGCCGCTGATCAACGTCGATACCGACATGATCATCCCCAAGCAGTTCCTGAAAACGATCAAACGGTCAGGGCTGGGCGTGAATCTCTTTGACGAGATGCGCTATGACGATGACGGTCAGGAAATCCCCGATTTCGTACTGAACCAACCGGCCTATCGTGACGCCGAAATTCTGGTGGCAGGCGATAATTTCGGCTGCGGTTCGTCGCGTGAACATGCGCCCTGGGCGATCAAGGATTTCGGCATTCGCTGCGTCATCGCGCCCAGCTTTGCGGATATCTTTCACAACAACTGTTTCAAGAACGGTATCCTGCCGATCGCTCTGCCACAGGAACAGGTCGACATCCTGATGACCGAGGCCCAGAAAGGCTCGAACGCGCGGATCGAGGTCGATCTGGAGGCGCAAACCGTGACAACATCTGATGGGGATGTAATCGCGTTCGAAGTTGATCCGTTCAAGAAACACTGCCTGCTTGAAGGCTTGGACGACATCGGCCTGACGATGGAAAAAAGCGCTGCCATCGACAGTTTTGAGGCCACCGCCGGGACCATGCGTCCCTGGGTCTGA